The genomic region tttctaaaattatgttTCATTTATCTAtcccaaaaaatatatcattttttattatttggatttgtttgattgatattattcatttttaggCGGTCCATAGTTTGCTAAATTATGTCATTGtgcattatattttccttttttttcatgTACAATTAAACtgtttaagtttcaaatatattattcaaaattttcattcacttaaaaatattatcatatttataatttttcatatcgTAGGAATAGTTTCAAACTATTGATTGAGTTTCATTTACTAATATAGATATATGAGATTGGAACTacatatttctcaaaaattccTGGAAGACTATATACCATATTATAaacttaatatttaaaataatacgTAGAAAAAAAAGTAGACTTCATTTCTAAAATTGAACACTTCACCtattgaaatgaaagaaaataatttgtgtaACAACGTAAAGAGAACGTggtataacaaaaataaatattgactACATGCACTTTCACTTATTAAGATTTAATTGTCTTTAATTGGACCTTCATATTgcatttattattgctacgTTCCTGTTTAGCCTCCTCATCCACCACATCATCGGCTACATCattattctttatattatttattttttgacaatattaaatatataaatatattggttttataaattcattttaggtaattttaactttacatattcatctattttaattttgatgttataactaaataataaattaatgaaaaattttaaaaaaaaattgtctttacatattcatcttggGCGGATTAATACTTGATAAgacacattcaaatacatagccaagattgtattttgatataaattcaaaatctcaTTTCTCAAATAACTAAGTATTATGTCAAACAAAAGTtataagagggagagagaagactTGTGatggaaaactaaaaaaaaaaattgaaaaaagaaacacTACCAAATCATATAAACCCAAaatagtattataaaaaaatacaatgattcatcaacctaaagtaaatttgcaaaaaagaataaataatatatatatatatatatatatatatagagagagagagagagagagagaataattaCCTTTTTTTGGGAGATAAATGAAAGcgtcaaaatataaaatatagtcATGAGTcaaacaccaaattatctaaGTCATGCTACataatagaataacattatatCCTTGAAAACCATCTTTATATGCAATAGGATAACACTTAACAAtcataacaaagaaaaatgataataacttaaaaactcaaaacacaaaaccaaattgtatcaacctaaagtagaattctaaaGAACACATAAATTTATCAATCTAAAgtagaaatattaaaaaaaaaattcacacaaaagaaaacatgaaagagagagagagagaaagtaataATCATTTTTCATGTGGGAAAATATGTATAGAATCGAAGAAAGaatcatatatttattgtaATAGAATAAGGATAAAAAGagccaaaataaaagaagaggaaggaATAGATGAAGAGTAACATTAAAGTTGAgagtagtggagagatgaaaaagtaaaagaaacatTATGATTGGAAATAGTGAAGAGAAATTATTGGAAGTAGGTAGATGATGTGGCCGCTAATGTAGCTCAACAggagcgtagcaacaataaatgttatacttcaacttttaaatataatatatagattaattatttttataatttacaaacaatttttatttaattagctcACACACACACCTCCTAAGCGTCTAAAGCCTACACCCATCATACCAGGGACTGGACACGAGCATGCTATAGTATATTTTCGTTTTTCATATCTGTAACacaaatccaatcctaccaCATTCCAGATATAAACTTGATTAAGACCTACCCAAAACCCAAGCTACCCTGACAGTAAACAGTTCTCATACTTCAAAAAGTGGCAGAATAATTAGCCACTAGTGAGTAGTTCATGAGCTGCAAATCCTAAGCACATAATGAGTGGAGCAGAAACATTATATTATAGAGTTATAGAGCAGTGAAAGTGAGAATTACGTATGGATATGGAGAAAGTGATTTTGAAAATCCAGGAAGTGATTCTGCTTTAACTTCTGGTTTTGGCACTGAATTTATCTCAGGAATAGGTTGTCCAACTGTTTCTACTTTTGGCTCAGGAGCTCCTTCTGATTTTTGTACAGCATTATTAGTTGTAGCAGGCTCTAGGCTTGCCTCAGCAGGTGCAGGAAGAGCATTTCTAGGTACAGTTGTTGGTAGAAGAGCTTTTCCAATTTCCTGAAATTCCATGCAATTCAGGATAGATAGAGGATATAATTATGAAGGGTCTGGTTCTGGTTAATATATACCCTTAGGATATAcattaataatccattttatgaaaatttttatgagcaattgaaaaagctataaaaaaaagttagtcactttttcatttttctataaaaggtttcctaaaatggtttattaatgtATGCTCTAAAGGCATACGTTAGTAAAACCCAATTAAGAATAATATTAAAAGGATTCATTTTTGGATAATTCTTATTAAATAGATGAAAGAGCAACAGATGGTGATTTAGCAAGTATGCTCCAATACCATAAACATATTTACAACTCTGCAAACGTATTGTCCATTTGACTTTCCAGGAAAAGTAATGGAAACACAGATTTCACACAAATATCACATACCTTTATTTCATTAACAAACTCTTTAGGGGCAATCTTTGTGTTCAAAAACTCATCAACTTCTTGTAGGGTTTCCTTCCGATCCTGTCATGCAAAGCAATTCAGCTAAGCTCCAATCTAGACTAGAACTATATCATTTGACTGATACAAAATTTCTGAAACTCTACACCACACAATGACCTGCCTCTGTCATcagaaaaatcaataaattttgcAAGCTGGATGAACcatacaaattgaaattatcATAAGATCTGTATTCCACCTCAGTGAGATCAATGTAGTCTCAACCATAAACACTAACACATGCTATAGAATAATGCTGGCCATCCAAATCTGGGCAATGCGTGGTAGCTTCAAAGGTAGTAAGAATATAATTTACAATGACAAGTATCTTCATTAAACATTATAACAGAAAATCTTACAGAAAGGTTTTGGCAACTCACCTCAGCAAATAGGAGTTTCTTGCTCACAAACTGAACAAGAGCAGCTGAGCCTAAAACTTGGAGTATGGTTTCTACctaaaaagatagagaaaaatcataaaatgcaGATGcttatcacaaaaataatatCGCATagaaattcaaatcaaataagaagaatataaaattaagagaaaCCAATTAACAAAGCATTATCAGCCCAACCTCTGAAAAAGCCAATAAACCTAATCCAGTGGCTGCAGCAATCCCAAGGGTGAGAGAAAGAGCATCTGAACCCTCCTGCACATTAATTGCCATCATAAACCTTATAGTGCTCATTTTAGAAACCATAAAGAATGTAAAAAACTTTTCAAAGAAAACAATATGCTGAAGGTAGAATATCCTAATGTTTCAGCTTATGCAATAACTTCATGAGAGTAacagaataatatatataatgatgtTGAAATATATTTACTATtcagtaaattaaaaaaaaaaaatagtgcttTACACCAAAGGACAATCATTCTCCACatgaaaaataaatgcattCTTGCAACATTAAGAAGAAAGGAAACTCATCAGAATTAGAACAATTCATATAGCCATTGAAATAAAAGAATTATCTCTTATTCCCCAAGTTTAGCAAGCTTAGAGTATTAGTATTTCTGGTTCAAAAACTAATGTAAAAGATGATTCTCCAGTTCTGAATGAACaagatataaaataatatgtttagcACAGTTGTTTAACACATCAACTCAACAGAACAAaccttttaatttcaaaaaagttCATACTCCTAAAAATTCCATCATTGATCAACACATCAGCTACAataaaacttcacttttttgAAATTATGATAGATTaagaaccaaaaagaaagaaaaggctaCAGAATCAATGGTCAAAGGGGCATCCAAAAGTTCACAAGACAAGTTTTTCAGTTACACagtaattttgattatttagtAAACATATAACTAAAAGCTTAGAAACATACTCCAACTGCACCGCCAATACCATCTGTCAAATTGCTAAAATCAAGACTCAATGCTTTCCTTGGTGGTATCCAAGGAAGGCCACTATTCTGCAAAATTACAAGTCACGTCAAAGTTTTTGTGTCAAACACACTAAGATATGGATTTCAATAACAATGTATTCAATGTAAACAGCATAAGAAGAAAGGGAAGACCATCCATCCTCGTGGTCCTTCTGCACCATCTTTTATTGCATATGCAGCCTTGAATCCATTTACAGTGACCAACTCTGCAACCAGTTCGGAATTTCCATCAAATCTGGCTTCATCACAAATTCAAAAACATTATCCATATATTAGCCCTTAGATTAACAAACATAAAGTCAGAAATTGACTGTTTTCGAGACAATCAAAAAGCATGTGAGCAATAAAGAGGGAAAGAGATGATTGATTGatctgaaattttgaatttaaataaagttATGGTTATTTAACTGTCAGAATTAGTTAAAAAGTAATTATGGCGCAGGCTGCAGTTATCAACCCAAGAACAACAATCcttgaagaggaaaaaaatagttCTACTTTTATTTAATCACTAATTCAATAATGAAACCTGCATGATTGGGCAATGAATATCCCACATGTAGATTCTCACTCACACCAATTTTtgactaattttattttaatcagcTCTGTCAGCTTCAATAAGCACCCCCACCAGGAGaaacaaataagaaacatgtgcaAGGAACAGTTTGGAATCCTCACTTAGGAGTTTTGTAGAATATCCATAAATACACACAATTCAGGTAGATGTTGTAAGTCATTATATTTTAGTGCAGAATCAATTGAAAtaaatagattgaaaatttttgaacatGTACATAATTAGGTTATTTCAGTTCTGGACATAGATATGGTTCCACTTTAATATcgttcaattttatatattaaaaaaggcaaaaatcaATGATATTTGAACTGTTGACACTAGGGATCCTAACATTATCTATTAAGAAAGCTAAATTTCAGAATGGAAAATCTAAGTGCTGCATGTAGAAAAAGAACATTATTCTAGTGAATttcttatatctttctcttAATTACCCATATGAACACAATAAAAGCTATTAGCTATGCCGTATAATTTAGAAAACAAAATGAGggagaaattataaaaattggtCTTAAATTCTTACTTGTCTAAAATGAACAATGTGGTATTTTCTGGTTCCTTCAACTTTGAAGAAAGCTTCTTCAAGAACCCAGGCTTATCCTCGCCTTTGTAAACAATAGACACTGGCTTCTTCCTCAAACCCCTGATATCTGGAGTACCCACTTGCCTAAATTCCACTGGTGCTCTTATATCAAGCAACTGAGCATTGGCTTCTTCACCTATTTTTGCATAAGCATTTTTGGCAGACTCAACACCCCATGGCTTTGGCTGCTTCAGAATCTGAGACAAAACCAAAGAAACCGCCAGAATGGTGGCACCACCCGCTATAACTACAGGATTCTCTGTCCCAAAACTTATAACACTATCCAGAACCCCACCTGCATCAAAATCCCCAGATGATGAGGCATTCACAGACTTTTGAAGTGCTTCCTCATATGATAAAGCTCTAGCAATCCCAGTATTAAGAAATGAAGATGCAAGGACCAGACTTCCTTGAAAACTCCTTGATAAACATTGTTGTAAAGTTGGTGGGTTGGTACTCAAAACAGCAGAATTAGAGAATTTAAGTGGAAAAGATGTAGGTAGTGATGAGAGTTTTCTGGGTTCTATTTTTCTGTCACAAAGAACAGACAGGGGGGTCAAGCTTGCTGCATTGAGGGCCTCCATGGCCTAATTTTTCTATGTCATAGACTTTCTGTGGCTCTCAAATTAGTGATGGAAAAGCTTGAACCACCATACAAACAGAgagtttgtttctttgtttctagGCTGATTAGCTTCAGTGGGTACAAACAATTTGGTTTGCCTggttgtttttactttttttgagTGGAGGGAGGTGCTGACATGGCATGGGAGATGAGCTTTGTACCAGTTGCTGTATGGCACGTGGCAAGTGAAGATGAGAGGCTTGGTGATCATGGAGGGAGGCTGTTGATAGTTTGATCACTTTCTGGTGTGTGTggctaagaaagaaagaaagaaatgtcCATAAAGCGACATATTATATATAGCTGCAGTACTATGCTCTCCTCTATCCTATAGTACAAGAACCGGCTTTTCGTTTTCGAGATATTACCATATGAGattacaattaattaattcgttaatggaatatatatatatatatacgcaGACTACTGTGATTCCACTTGTTTGAGTTCAGAGCTTTGTACAAGCTTGgacaactaaaattttaaaaataaataaaatatttaaattttccaGGTTGGTTAAGCTCGTCTTAGTTTAGTGTATGTTtggcatgattaattttatcaacttattttactttttcttatatcaacttattttaatattcagtttatttttgctactatttatgggcatCACTatactttttaatattattcataGATCTACTATACTATTTtcgctaacttttacctttatttacagtactttcaacaaaaaaatttcaatttcagcaaaataagcaaatctCAAACAGGCCCTTAAGCTAAGCTCACTTGTGTCTTTGTATTTCagattatattatatatcaTAAGTTCTTAGGTTAGGTGTTACTACAATTTTGGTGGAAGTGGAACCTCTATTATTCCTGAGTAGAAGGAATTGTCTAAACCCAGGAGAATAGTCTCGTTTTTTAAGAGCACAACAAGATATCCTCAtcctaaataaaaacaaaaaaaaacctactagATTGGTAAGTCTATTACAATTCTGTTACTGGAATATATGAATATGAGAATAAAATTAAGCCGAAATTATACTTTACCGCATTAAACTATACTtatgttacactttgcaccttaaacttttttaatgtgttttttgcaccctaaactataaccCTTGTTACACTTTACCTCCCGATGTTAATTTTGCTATTAACTTGAATGGAAAAATATTACACCATGTGAAAAGACCTAATTGTCCATCTTCTCAatgctttaaaaacaaaagataaattacactttatcatCATTAACTATACTtcttattacactttgcaccctaaacttaAACTTAACATCGGGGTGCAAAGTATAACAAATGTCATAGTTTAAGATGCAAAAAGTACATTTGAAAAGTTTAGAGTGCAAAAAGTATATTTGAAAAGTTTAAGGTGCAAAGTATAACATGAGGTATAATTTAGggtttctctaaaaaaaaaaaaatataatttaggatagtaaaatataatttccctAACATTAAATTGATGTCGTTACTTACAACAAGCTTAACTGACAGCTATTCaactaatttcaaatttataatgaaattaTGTAAGCAAAAATCGATTGCTTAATAACCTTATTTCTatcttaaaacaaaatatacagcTTTTTAAAGCATGGCATTCTTTAAGGTACATACGACTTTATGTTTGcttgataaacaaaataagctTATGAAAATAAACCCATCCAAATGCAAGCACTGCGTCATTCATTGATTGATGGTCAACAACTTGTGATGTTAATATATacattttctgattttcatATGGAAGGTCAATATATTTGATAGATTACAATCATTGCTTGAATGCTGAATCCATGGTGCAGGCAGGCTTATAAAACTGCAGGCGCTCCAATACTACAGAGGGAATCCAAACGATGGCCAAGAAGGTAGTAGCAATTCAGAGCGGTAAAGTACTctctttttatcctttttttttttcaactagtCGCTAATCCGTGCAATGTAAGggatgattttaaaaaatttatgtatatttaCTTTGCTCAAACAAATAATCATTTGGAAGTTGGAACAAGTAAGACTTCACCTTCTGCGTACTATATTCTATAAAAGTACAATTATTGCAATGAGAACTAAACATTTATACATCAATTATTGcaaaaattgtaaattgatTGAAACAatcatttaattcttttttgttagTTCATTCTTTTTCGGATTTAAAAAAGtgtatattatttttcctcTGTGATCTAGAATAGAAGATGATACTCATTCTACATGAGCacaacaaaattaatatataagagccaaaggaaaaaaataaaataaaatgatatgtccataacatttttacaacaaattataagtggcaggttgttactggttgttattgttggggcaaaaaagtaattttaatgttaagtttaaatttaaaccaataacaactaaccacctgtaatttgttgtaaaaatattgtgaacataacatctctcaaaaaaaatatcaagagaATACAATTTGTCTCCTAAATATATAGGAAGAAACTCATTATAAATGCTAGGGATAATAATTTAACGATTTAACTATTTTTGGAGATAACTTTATTGCTATATTCATCCACATAAGTTATAAACACCCCCTCCCTCACAAATTACAGAAGCTATTATTGAAAGCAGAAGTAAATAGAGATACATCAGAAGCTGTTATTCAAGCAGcaataaatagagaaaaaaccACCACCAAAATAGCTTTCACAGAAATATTTAGAAATTCCCAAGGAAAGAAGATTCTCACTGATCCAAGACATGATGGGTTACACCATTACATGTTGTGTTGacctttttgaaaaatattatgttatttTCACTAACTGTTGTCATCAACAATGGTATGGTTTTTCTTTATACACGATGGCAGAACAGAACTCTTCAATGTACTGCTCCTAATCTACACTTTAAAATATTACCTGCAAGGTAATAAGATTCTTATCTAAACAATAATTCATTTTAAAggaatcaatatatattttctccTGTCAATGAAGACTTGCAATTGGTATGCACTTTCCTTCCTTTACCGCCCATCTGAAACAAATGAGAAgaaagatttaaattttatattctttcatTTTACTTCCAATTCCATGGTTCCTAAAATGGAGatgttttaattattgtttgtattcaaattataattgaaaaaactCAACCAATTGAGAAACTTAAGAAAAGAAACTTTCTTGGGTCAATCAATCGATTTATGTGACTAAAATTCATTGGAATGTAGAAGAGAAGTAGAAGCCACAAAATTAAACTAATCCTTATCCTTTTCCATCGTAATTTATGAGTAACCATAGATGGCTTTGACCAAGCAAAAGAACAAACAGACCATGGGTGGAACTTCTAAAATGTTAAACTTCCTCTGCTCATCAAATCGATGTTTAGATCAATGACAACTATAATTTTAAACCTTGTCCATCATAACTATCCTAAAACGTACACATgcctagacatggcaaaacgagTCAGAATTTTCTAACCCGACCCGATTGACTCGCAACCCAATTGACCCATAACCCGATATTTACTTATTCTTTtttacttaatatgttatgtACTTCATTATagtttgtcattttttatttgccaccttcattttctcttcctacTTTAAACAGATTAAAGAGTATACCAAGATTAGCTTCTAGAAAATTGGAACAAGAGTTGCACCAAATTTGGGTATCAAGTGTTTAGTGGTAATTGATAAGTGGTAACAGTATCACCAGTGAGAATCTAATCACAGTTAAGGAACTCATAAACAATTGACAGATTGcatttatttcaaaaacaaaaaaaaaaaacttgtttgaaaaacACGAGCCAACTCGACCCAACTCACGACCCGACTCGACCCGTGACCCGATTGAACAGCAACCCATTTAAAAATGACCCATTTTGACCCGCAACCCGACCCGAACCACCCGTGTTGCCACGTCTTTGCAAACCCTTGCAAAAAAACTGCAAACCTTCAACTAGTAGatgaaaataaaacataaaaatcacaATACTTAGAAATGCAAGCCCTTATAGaaatttctaagaaaaaaaaacctggaATTTTAAAATGAGGAGGTTTGTTTGGTTTAACAATACAATAAATGTTGTAGAAAGGAAgccaaaatttgtgaaaaaaaagagTCATTCCATGAAACTCAAGTAGAGGAAATGGgattgaaattcaaatattgtTCTTCTATTAGAATCCTTATTGTTCTTTATTACAGTAGTAATATGAAACACAAAGGAGCAGGAATATGAGTATATGATAACTTACAATGTTTCCATAAGTGCAGGCATAAAAACACACTAGATAGGCAAATTTTTCCATCTTGATAACACGCATCTCTTTGCAGTggatcacattttttttttttttttgaaaagatgcaGTGGATCACTGAAAACTTAACATGCTTCACCTAATACCTACAAACATCACAAATAATGAACGAAATTggacttttaaaaataatctatTTGCGTGGTTTTAATATTGGGAACAATGTtatgagaatgaaaaaaaaaatgaagcaatCGATGACAGTGCAGGACAGTTTGCATCAAGCATATGAACTTTTAGTTCTACTTTAAATAACATCTAAATTTTTAAGCAACTTTTGGAGTTCCATTcaagaaaatttattataagTTACACCAAGGACCGTTCATCAAATATTTATGATGggttatattattttgttatgaTCAAATTGGTCCCACTGATACACCAAGGGCCATTCatcatattataaattatctATGAAGACAGTTGGTTGTtccattgaataaaaatctaacaaaatcaTTGTtatgaaatatgaaatatgaaataaatttcaTCTGAGACCTAGAGTGAATTCCAATAAGATTTTGTCTCACTGAAATCTGATAAATGCTAAGTAAAGGTTCAATTCCCCAATTCACtctataataatattaaatcaATCACGGGAACCAATCAATACAGGGGAAAATATAAGATCAATTAAGTAAAGGATGGAGTGGGAACTTGTAGGTAGATCACTTTCTGAAATATAAAACCACAAaggaaatttcaaataataaagaGTAGTCcctttctaattaaaaaaattgtaacaagcAATACACCAATCAACACTTACTCTAGACTGATCAAGTTTGCAGAGGACAGAGATGTTCTTAGTAGATCACTTCTTTGTTGAGTTACCATTATCTATcaaatcataaaagaaaaaaaatatttgagagGAAATTAACATGGTCAAAATTACACAGGTTGTGAACATATTTATCACCTCCATATTTGTTCCATCTTTTAAAAGCAATCTGATTTCCTTTCTCCACCATGCTTTCCTCTTCCAGCTTTgattttttaccaaaaacagACACACTTCATCTGCCATGAACAATACCCAACAATAAGTAGAaaattttcaacccaaaaatagATGCGCTACATCTTCCATATACAAAATCAAAGATATATTTCCACAGAATTTGCTTTGCTTTTTTGATTTCTTACACAGAATTTGGGCGATGGAGAAAGAATACACCAGATTATACAATCCCACAAAAACAGTTGTCAAATTAAATAAGccaaatactcaaaagaaaaCCAATTCTAAACTGAATAGAAGAAGATTAAGCCAAAACTACTCCCCTCCTTCCCCCTCTTCATCCAaacttaaagaaagaaaatctcaACCACATATGAAAAACTAccttaatataaaaaagaaaagaaagaaagatagagagaaagaaacactgGTGATTTATGAGTTATAAACACCAAGTTATATTCTCGCAAAAGGATACAGTTAGGAGATGCAATTTTGATTGAATTATTGAAATACAAAAGAGAGAGCAATGCACCCAATCAAATTAGCACATGCTGAAGTGAGATCAAAACCCACTACCTCTGCTAATCATtcaaaaagatatatatacCCAAACGTAActctaaatcaaaatcaagtcAACTGAAAATATCAAagcctaaatcatatttaaccTGCaagtttataaaacaaaataaaaaaaatttacctgtAATTTTCTAGAGAAAGATTGGTCTAACAATGGTAAAGtccctcaaaattttctctccctctctgatAGTCTGACTCTCGCTGTCCCTTATTGATGATCTCAATAATAGTGAGAGGCCCTTATGAAtatgtcagtttttttttttaaatagggaAAACTAAAAAGGTTTGAGCTTCAATTCACACCAACATAGCAAAAATAACATAACATTGTGTATCTAATTAAATATAGGCAACTGAACACAAATCGAAACGGTTTGTTTAAGCAGTCAAACTAATAGGTACAAGatgatgaatatgtaaagtcaataatcgttttttttttgtaaaaataatagaaataaaaaataaataagaaaaataataattatgtggcCAATGACATGGCGATGAGGTGACACAACAAAAGctcaacaacaataaatgctatgcttcagcttttagatatatatagatatagattggtaagttacacacgcATTCTCGATGcatcttgaacccacaaccttacCTTCACCTAACACTTATAAAAGAAGGAGGTGCCAACTGAGCTTAAGCTCATTTGCGGAGCTGTAAAGTACCCTTAAGTCCAACATTTTTCCATAATGATTGCACGGACAGATAGACAAAGCCATTCAATTGTATAAATGAATCAGAGTCATTTAACATCAATTGGAGTGGATCACCAGGTTTAAAGCATATAACAAAGAAATTAGCTATAAATCACAAGCAACCATGTTATTCATAGAAATGTGTTGTTCAAGCGGA from Castanea sativa cultivar Marrone di Chiusa Pesio chromosome 11, ASM4071231v1 harbors:
- the LOC142615539 gene encoding rhodanese-like domain-containing protein 4, chloroplastic, which produces MEALNAASLTPLSVLCDRKIEPRKLSSLPTSFPLKFSNSAVLSTNPPTLQQCLSRSFQGSLVLASSFLNTGIARALSYEEALQKSVNASSSGDFDAGGVLDSVISFGTENPVVIAGGATILAVSLVLSQILKQPKPWGVESAKNAYAKIGEEANAQLLDIRAPVEFRQVGTPDIRGLRKKPVSIVYKGEDKPGFLKKLSSKLKEPENTTLFILDKFDGNSELVAELVTVNGFKAAYAIKDGAEGPRGWMNSGLPWIPPRKALSLDFSNLTDGIGGAVGEGSDALSLTLGIAAATGLGLLAFSEVETILQVLGSAALVQFVSKKLLFAEDRKETLQEVDEFLNTKIAPKEFVNEIKEIGKALLPTTVPRNALPAPAEASLEPATTNNAVQKSEGAPEPKVETVGQPIPEINSVPKPEVKAESLPGFSKSLSPYPYYPDLKPPTSPSPSQP